One Roseburia rectibacter DNA window includes the following coding sequences:
- a CDS encoding LytR/AlgR family response regulator transcription factor gives MNIAYCEDEKIQLEYMEQLIRKWADERKSTAIYFGYGSAKELLFEHPDSFPFDLLFLDIDMDGMDGMALAKEIRKWDKNLPIVFLTNRSEYVFEGYEVGALRYLLKPVEETKLFSLLEEISYALGKERRYLIENVDGETVKIPVDTIYSVEAKGHYIRLHTSAGDYEYKKNLSEIAGKLMENQPEQAEKFVSTHRSFIVSLAAVERVQRTECILSDGSSVPVSRNAYKSVNEAFIRYYMEHGDMCEK, from the coding sequence ATGAATATTGCATATTGTGAAGATGAAAAGATCCAGTTAGAATATATGGAACAACTGATCAGAAAATGGGCAGATGAAAGGAAAAGCACTGCTATATATTTTGGCTATGGCAGTGCAAAGGAGCTGTTATTTGAGCATCCGGACAGCTTTCCTTTCGATCTGCTCTTTTTGGATATTGATATGGACGGCATGGATGGCATGGCGCTTGCGAAGGAGATACGGAAATGGGATAAAAATCTCCCTATCGTATTTTTGACGAACCGCAGTGAGTATGTGTTTGAAGGGTATGAGGTCGGGGCGTTGCGTTACCTGTTAAAACCGGTGGAAGAGACAAAGCTGTTTTCTCTGCTGGAGGAGATTTCTTATGCGCTTGGCAAAGAAAGACGCTATCTGATCGAAAACGTGGATGGGGAGACTGTAAAAATTCCGGTCGATACCATTTATAGTGTGGAGGCGAAAGGGCATTATATCCGTCTGCACACGAGCGCGGGTGATTATGAATACAAAAAGAACCTTTCTGAAATAGCAGGGAAATTGATGGAAAATCAGCCGGAACAGGCAGAAAAATTTGTCAGCACGCACAGGAGCTTTATTGTCAGCCTTGCGGCGGTGGAGCGCGTGCAGCGCACAGAGTGCATCCTTTCGGATGGCAGTAGTGTGCCGGTGAGCAGGAATGCATATAAGAGTGTAAATGAAGCGTTTATCCGGTATTATATGGAACATGGGGATATGTGTGAAAAATAA
- a CDS encoding sensor histidine kinase: MRIPLITKYLEEKNMEYQNALLEKQVQEIQNIYLTMRGWRHDYHNHLQAMKAYVKMGQYDRLEEYLGLLEQDLDHVNQLIETGNVNLDAILNSKISLAQKNGIAIDYQAKCPETLAVSDIDLCALIGNLLDNAVESCEKLTAEKPFIRLYIGVLKKQLYISVSNATNETVRKMDSEYISKKRGNHGHGLKRINLVVEKYGGYINRQNEPGVFVTEIMLPL, encoded by the coding sequence ATGAGGATACCCCTGATTACAAAATATCTGGAAGAAAAGAATATGGAGTACCAGAATGCCCTGCTCGAAAAACAGGTGCAGGAGATACAGAATATCTATCTTACCATGCGCGGCTGGCGTCACGATTACCACAATCATTTACAGGCGATGAAAGCGTATGTGAAGATGGGGCAGTATGACAGGTTAGAGGAATATTTAGGATTGTTGGAGCAGGATTTAGATCACGTCAACCAGCTGATCGAGACTGGAAATGTCAATTTAGATGCCATCTTAAATTCAAAAATATCCTTAGCACAGAAAAACGGAATCGCTATCGATTATCAGGCGAAATGCCCGGAAACACTTGCCGTCAGTGATATCGATCTGTGTGCCCTGATCGGAAACCTCCTTGATAATGCTGTGGAATCCTGTGAGAAACTTACCGCGGAGAAACCGTTTATCCGCCTTTATATCGGCGTGCTAAAAAAACAGCTTTATATTTCGGTGTCAAATGCAACGAATGAGACAGTGCGGAAGATGGATTCCGAGTATATCAGCAAAAAGCGGGGGAATCACGGACATGGATTAAAACGGATCAATCTTGTGGTTGAAAAATATGGCGGCTATATTAACCGGCAGAATGAGCCGGGGGTGTTTGTGACGGAGATTATGCTGCCATTGTAA
- a CDS encoding ABC transporter ATP-binding protein, which produces MNQPKKYTALASQHYILSELWHYNRSTIFFALAEIIAEIGKGFGTILIPSMIVAFLEQYTKGMITAAALPTAMAKLVTFFVGYSIWCMITGYLKRRNQFQYVKFRCSRMTERCYQKFMSLDYVQCEDEKVQQLLKKAGEAVSGNYRGVEGVLHCDVELLKEAGALILYASLISGVSAWLVVLLVTISLIQILSYKLANNYELKHRDAKAELTVTQDYIDRQAYTVENGKDVRLYQMKEWLSGHYRAANKKYQTLLAKEKACYFADDLFGLLLQLGRDVICYGYLIGQLMQGMSVARFVLYIGIVSGFSTYFSELTMKISQISACLKPVGQMQKFTELENIYHHGEEVRLEDELAAVEVEFSHVSFSYPGTDYKILDDVSFHMKKGGKMALVGINGAGKSTIVKLLCGFYMPDEGHIYINGTDLATMDLDAWYRSLAAVFQDAFIYSFSIADNVSCSMGADYDEEKCREALKDAGLWEKIQKLPQKEETFIGKEVREDGIHLSGGETQKLMLARALYKGCALLLLDEPTAALDAIAENEMYEKYNEMLMGKTALFISHRLASTRFCDHILFLENGKITEEGTHEELMNKGGGYAEMFLVQSKYYKEEGAQSHEEDMA; this is translated from the coding sequence ATGAACCAACCGAAAAAATACACCGCCTTAGCAAGCCAGCATTACATCCTCAGCGAACTATGGCACTACAACAGGTCCACTATCTTTTTTGCCCTTGCAGAGATCATTGCTGAGATTGGCAAAGGCTTTGGCACAATTTTGATTCCATCCATGATCGTAGCATTCTTAGAGCAGTACACAAAAGGTATGATCACCGCAGCAGCTCTGCCTACAGCAATGGCAAAACTTGTGACATTTTTTGTCGGATACAGTATCTGGTGTATGATCACCGGATATCTGAAGCGGAGAAATCAGTTCCAGTACGTTAAATTCCGCTGCAGCAGAATGACCGAACGCTGCTATCAGAAATTTATGTCACTTGATTATGTACAGTGTGAGGATGAAAAAGTCCAGCAGCTTTTAAAGAAAGCAGGAGAGGCAGTCAGCGGAAATTATAGAGGTGTCGAGGGCGTCTTACATTGTGATGTCGAGCTCTTAAAGGAAGCCGGTGCATTGATCCTGTATGCATCCTTAATCTCCGGCGTGTCGGCATGGCTAGTTGTGCTTTTAGTCACAATTTCACTGATCCAGATCTTAAGTTATAAACTGGCAAATAATTATGAATTAAAGCACCGTGATGCAAAGGCAGAACTTACGGTAACACAGGATTATATCGACCGTCAGGCATATACCGTGGAAAACGGAAAAGATGTAAGGCTTTACCAGATGAAAGAATGGCTGAGTGGTCATTACCGGGCTGCAAACAAGAAATATCAGACATTACTTGCAAAAGAAAAAGCCTGTTATTTTGCGGATGATCTGTTTGGACTGCTGCTGCAGCTTGGCAGGGATGTGATCTGTTACGGTTATCTGATCGGGCAGCTGATGCAGGGAATGTCCGTGGCACGTTTTGTGCTTTATATCGGAATTGTCAGTGGATTTTCCACTTATTTTTCGGAACTGACCATGAAGATCAGCCAGATATCAGCCTGTTTAAAACCGGTTGGACAGATGCAGAAATTTACAGAGCTGGAGAATATATATCACCATGGTGAGGAAGTCCGGTTAGAGGATGAACTGGCGGCAGTAGAGGTTGAATTTTCACATGTCAGTTTTTCTTATCCGGGAACTGATTATAAGATATTAGATGATGTGAGTTTTCATATGAAAAAAGGCGGAAAGATGGCATTGGTCGGCATTAACGGTGCCGGAAAATCAACGATCGTCAAACTGTTATGCGGTTTTTATATGCCGGATGAAGGACATATCTATATCAACGGAACAGATCTTGCCACAATGGATCTTGACGCATGGTACCGGTCGCTTGCTGCAGTTTTTCAGGATGCATTTATCTATTCTTTTTCCATTGCGGACAACGTTTCATGCAGTATGGGAGCGGACTATGATGAGGAAAAATGCAGGGAGGCATTAAAGGATGCCGGACTGTGGGAGAAGATACAGAAACTGCCACAGAAAGAGGAAACATTTATCGGAAAAGAGGTAAGGGAAGATGGAATCCATCTTTCCGGCGGGGAGACGCAGAAGCTGATGCTTGCGCGTGCACTCTATAAAGGATGTGCACTTTTATTACTGGATGAGCCGACCGCAGCGTTGGATGCGATCGCAGAAAATGAGATGTATGAAAAATACAATGAAATGCTGATGGGAAAAACGGCGCTTTTTATTTCCCACCGTCTGGCGTCGACGCGGTTCTGTGACCATATCCTGTTTCTGGAAAACGGAAAGATCACGGAGGAAGGAACCCATGAGGAATTGATGAACAAGGGTGGCGGGTACGCCGAAATGTTCCTGGTGCAGAGCAAATATTACAAAGAGGAAGGGGCACAGTCACATGAAGAAGATATGGCATGA
- a CDS encoding ABC transporter ATP-binding protein → MEGFNIYLQMGKLNGKFIGSIEGINQFAAGVAYLLVGMKALNGMIDIGNVILYAGVISQTVNCITEFGSQVISFQFSAEYLSVFDEFIQSPAMDYDGTLPIEKRDDGQYEFEFHDVSFAYPDCETKVLNHVSLKFNIGEKMALVGKNGAGKTTLVKLLCRLYEPTEGTITLNGIDIWKYNYAEYTRAFSVVFQDFAMFSLPVGENIAASSKVDEERAWEVLDQVELSGRVRAMKDGLKTQLYNNNGAGVDISGGEAQRLAIARALYKDAPFVILDEPTAALDPIAEAQIYENFNEMVKNKTAIYISHRMSSCKFCDRIVVLDAGGIAEIGTHDTLLAGNGIYAEIYRTQAQYYA, encoded by the coding sequence ATGGAAGGATTTAACATTTATTTACAGATGGGAAAATTAAATGGGAAATTCATAGGTTCGATCGAAGGTATCAATCAGTTTGCAGCAGGAGTCGCCTATCTGCTGGTAGGCATGAAAGCATTAAACGGGATGATCGATATCGGAAATGTTATTTTATATGCGGGTGTCATTTCACAGACCGTTAACTGTATCACGGAATTTGGGTCACAGGTCATTTCTTTTCAATTTTCAGCGGAATATTTAAGTGTTTTTGATGAATTTATACAAAGTCCGGCAATGGATTACGATGGCACACTGCCGATTGAAAAGAGAGATGACGGACAGTATGAATTTGAATTTCATGATGTAAGTTTTGCCTACCCGGACTGTGAGACAAAGGTGTTAAACCATGTCAGCTTAAAATTTAACATTGGTGAGAAAATGGCACTGGTCGGAAAAAACGGTGCCGGGAAAACGACGTTAGTCAAACTGCTCTGCCGCCTTTATGAGCCGACGGAGGGCACGATCACCTTAAACGGCATTGATATCTGGAAATACAATTATGCGGAATACACAAGGGCATTTTCGGTTGTCTTTCAGGATTTTGCGATGTTTTCCCTGCCGGTCGGCGAAAATATCGCTGCAAGCAGCAAGGTGGATGAAGAGAGAGCATGGGAAGTGTTAGATCAGGTCGAACTCTCCGGACGTGTGAGAGCAATGAAAGACGGTTTAAAGACGCAGCTTTACAATAACAATGGTGCAGGAGTCGATATTTCCGGCGGTGAAGCACAGCGGCTTGCCATTGCACGTGCACTTTATAAAGACGCGCCGTTTGTGATCTTAGATGAGCCGACTGCCGCTTTAGATCCGATCGCTGAGGCACAGATTTATGAGAATTTTAATGAGATGGTAAAAAATAAGACTGCTATTTATATTTCCCATCGCATGAGCAGCTGTAAATTCTGTGACCGGATCGTTGTGTTAGATGCCGGAGGTATCGCTGAGATTGGAACGCATGATACACTTTTGGCAGGAAATGGAATCTACGCAGAGATTTACCGGACGCAGGCGCAGTATTACGCTTAA
- a CDS encoding fibronectin type III domain-containing protein, whose protein sequence is MIKKKLEWLKRGLCITLAGAMIICSDTMTFAAEAANGQVVEQAEDTENETGVLADEQSEQTKENGEQENPSEVTGQTEVTEATETEETTEVTETTEATEVTEATETTEATETTEVTEATETAEETEATEETEIKEAAASGVIISKKDRYAVVSAGETVALPGYSFETTGDNEPKVEWLIDDNSVAALTTSMVNGKLTGQVKTLTAGVAILTLQVKDNPSDKDTYYVVVKPEKAPANCTAETTYNTVSLNWAKAADADGYTITRKVEGADTEQTIAHVDGVDAVSYKDTGVQTGIIYIYHVYAYTKYTNNGQQDYANTDTYATIKAAPQLGKAALTSVTAEGYSSLTLKWEKVDGATGYIVYRSTDKSKVDTQIMDITNGAVSYVDTALTAGNTYYYKVQPYCVVNGKKVYGDASGILSGKPLPSATKLTAESAGYKEVNLTWSAVDGVTGYEVYRKTSSSSYKKIATVAGEKTGYSDTKVTAGTAYTYKVRAYKTVNGSQVYGDYSNESTATPALEAPQIALKNASYNSVTITWNQISGAHGYKIYRSTKKDSGYRKVKTVNDKTTLTYTDKKLSVGKKYYYKVCAFRTVGDKDVAGKYSDVQTIKAAPEAVTLKSEAAGATAVKLTWNKVNMPSTGGGYAVYQIVNGADQLLKRCSTKSTSYTVTGLTPGQKYTFKVVSFAKDKNGKRAYGGTSNELTATPKLLPVTIDTIKAGKYNSVVLTWNVTSAGDEDGYLVYRSTSKKGSYKQIGTVKRKSGAMTGSYTDKTVKIGKKYYYKVVTYKNIAGGKVLRSSYSPAKGITASPSVTTVKIKSAGNESLKVTWKKVKASKNSYVKGYAIYRSTSENGKYRKIKTINKGTTTSYVDKGLVTGNTYYYKVRTFCTSGRKTIYSDYSEPASMQVLPGKPSIQVVAANYNTITVSWKKVEGCDGYRVYRATEKDGKYKSVKTCSSVNTLSYKNSKLETGKTYYYKVRAYVNKNGKKLYGNYSAVKQATPVLTKPTGLYAASIAENQIKLTWNAVDGAETYTVLRSTSENGTYRIATELCTTNSFVDYTAVTGKTYYYKIYAVRGAYVSATTDCVSVISSALEVSTTSVLIKTGTSVKVTATAKPYGVVYWTSSNSTIAVVSSDGTIYGLKAGTTTVKASANGITKEITVTVKDKLDTENKIIDISSDNGTVDFNAIKASGYECVMLRISKGTTADAKFQTNYNNAKAAGLKVGVYCYSVAQNAAQAKSEGDKVLNILNAQKLDYPVVYVLDDMSLLYNNVTATQRIDFINAFKTEIIDGGKQYKFALGINQKLLQQYPGKYVDTSKLTGTDLWIINYRAESLGSGYQGKGNVAMWRYTNQGTVNGVNGKVNISIRYKTY, encoded by the coding sequence ATGATAAAAAAGAAACTGGAATGGTTAAAGCGCGGTCTGTGCATCACATTGGCGGGTGCTATGATCATCTGTTCCGATACCATGACATTTGCGGCAGAAGCTGCAAACGGACAGGTAGTAGAGCAGGCAGAGGATACAGAAAATGAGACCGGAGTTTTAGCAGATGAGCAGTCAGAGCAGACAAAAGAAAATGGTGAACAGGAGAATCCATCTGAGGTAACAGGACAGACCGAGGTTACGGAAGCAACTGAAACTGAGGAGACAACCGAAGTAACGGAGACAACCGAAGCGACAGAGGTAACCGAGGCTACGGAGACAACTGAAGCGACAGAGACGACCGAAGTTACGGAAGCAACTGAGACGGCTGAAGAGACAGAAGCTACCGAGGAAACAGAGATCAAAGAAGCAGCGGCAAGCGGAGTTATTATCAGTAAAAAAGACAGATATGCAGTTGTCAGTGCCGGAGAGACGGTTGCACTTCCGGGATATTCGTTTGAGACAACAGGAGATAACGAGCCGAAGGTCGAGTGGCTGATCGATGACAACAGTGTGGCGGCACTTACCACATCGATGGTAAATGGAAAGCTTACAGGACAGGTAAAGACGCTTACAGCAGGAGTCGCAATCCTCACACTGCAGGTAAAGGACAATCCAAGTGACAAGGATACATATTATGTTGTTGTAAAACCGGAAAAGGCACCTGCAAACTGCACCGCTGAGACTACTTATAATACGGTAAGTCTGAACTGGGCAAAGGCAGCAGATGCAGATGGTTATACCATCACACGAAAAGTGGAAGGTGCAGATACAGAGCAGACGATCGCACATGTGGATGGCGTGGATGCAGTATCATATAAAGATACGGGAGTACAGACGGGGATCATTTATATTTATCATGTATACGCATATACGAAATACACAAACAACGGACAACAGGATTATGCCAATACGGATACATATGCAACCATAAAAGCAGCACCACAGCTTGGAAAAGCTGCATTGACATCGGTTACAGCGGAAGGCTACAGCAGCCTGACACTGAAATGGGAAAAAGTGGATGGTGCAACCGGATATATCGTATATCGTTCCACAGATAAGTCAAAAGTGGATACGCAGATCATGGATATCACGAATGGAGCAGTAAGCTATGTGGATACAGCACTGACAGCCGGAAACACTTACTATTATAAAGTACAGCCATATTGTGTGGTCAATGGTAAAAAGGTTTATGGCGATGCATCCGGTATCCTTTCCGGAAAACCGCTTCCGTCAGCAACAAAACTGACTGCAGAATCAGCAGGTTATAAAGAAGTAAATCTGACATGGAGTGCAGTGGATGGGGTGACAGGTTATGAAGTTTACAGAAAAACGTCATCATCTTCCTACAAAAAGATCGCAACTGTAGCAGGCGAAAAGACAGGTTACAGTGATACAAAGGTTACAGCAGGTACAGCTTATACATACAAAGTAAGAGCATATAAAACGGTTAATGGAAGTCAGGTATATGGAGATTATTCCAATGAATCGACAGCAACCCCTGCTTTAGAGGCACCACAGATCGCACTTAAAAATGCGTCTTACAACAGTGTGACGATCACATGGAACCAGATCAGTGGTGCACATGGTTATAAAATATATCGTTCTACCAAAAAGGACAGCGGATACAGAAAAGTTAAGACTGTCAATGATAAGACAACACTTACTTATACCGATAAAAAATTATCCGTAGGAAAAAAATATTACTACAAAGTCTGTGCATTCCGTACGGTTGGAGATAAGGATGTAGCAGGAAAATATTCTGATGTACAGACGATCAAAGCAGCACCGGAAGCAGTAACATTAAAATCAGAAGCAGCAGGTGCAACAGCGGTCAAACTGACCTGGAATAAAGTTAACATGCCATCGACCGGTGGCGGATATGCGGTATATCAGATCGTAAACGGTGCTGACCAGCTGCTGAAACGGTGCAGTACAAAGAGCACTTCCTATACAGTGACAGGACTTACACCTGGTCAGAAGTACACGTTTAAAGTAGTTTCTTTTGCAAAAGATAAAAATGGAAAAAGAGCATATGGTGGAACTTCAAATGAGCTTACCGCAACACCAAAACTTCTTCCGGTAACGATCGATACGATCAAAGCCGGCAAATATAACAGCGTTGTATTGACATGGAATGTGACTTCTGCCGGGGACGAGGACGGATACCTTGTTTATCGTTCAACTTCCAAAAAAGGAAGCTATAAGCAGATCGGAACCGTAAAAAGAAAGAGCGGAGCCATGACCGGATCTTATACAGACAAGACTGTCAAGATCGGTAAAAAATATTATTATAAGGTAGTGACCTATAAAAATATTGCAGGTGGCAAAGTGCTTCGCTCCTCTTATTCGCCTGCAAAAGGAATTACAGCTTCACCGAGTGTCACAACTGTAAAAATTAAGTCAGCAGGAAATGAAAGCCTGAAAGTTACATGGAAAAAGGTAAAAGCATCCAAAAACAGCTATGTAAAGGGATATGCAATTTACCGCAGTACTTCCGAAAATGGAAAATACAGAAAGATCAAAACCATCAATAAGGGAACGACGACCTCGTATGTAGATAAAGGACTTGTAACCGGTAATACTTATTACTATAAAGTCCGCACATTCTGTACATCCGGCAGAAAGACAATCTACAGTGATTATTCAGAGCCGGCGTCCATGCAGGTGCTTCCGGGAAAACCATCCATTCAGGTAGTTGCGGCAAATTATAACACCATTACGGTCTCCTGGAAGAAAGTAGAAGGGTGTGATGGATATCGTGTATATCGTGCAACAGAGAAAGATGGAAAATATAAATCAGTCAAAACCTGTTCTTCCGTTAATACGCTTTCTTATAAGAACAGTAAGTTAGAGACAGGAAAGACCTATTATTATAAAGTAAGAGCTTATGTGAATAAAAATGGAAAGAAACTATATGGCAATTACTCTGCCGTAAAACAGGCAACACCGGTACTTACAAAACCGACTGGACTGTATGCAGCCTCAATTGCAGAAAACCAGATCAAACTGACATGGAATGCGGTAGATGGTGCAGAAACCTATACGGTACTTAGAAGTACTTCTGAGAATGGAACATACAGGATTGCTACTGAACTTTGTACGACAAACTCTTTTGTTGATTATACCGCTGTAACAGGAAAAACTTATTACTATAAGATATATGCGGTTCGTGGAGCATATGTCAGTGCGACAACGGATTGTGTAAGTGTTATATCGTCAGCACTTGAAGTGAGCACAACGAGTGTACTGATCAAGACAGGAACGAGTGTAAAAGTAACAGCAACTGCAAAACCATACGGTGTGGTATACTGGACTTCATCTAACTCCACGATTGCAGTTGTTTCTTCTGACGGAACAATTTATGGTTTAAAGGCAGGAACAACGACTGTAAAGGCGTCCGCAAACGGAATCACAAAAGAGATCACAGTAACAGTCAAAGATAAACTTGATACGGAAAACAAGATCATCGATATCTCCAGTGATAACGGTACGGTAGATTTTAATGCCATTAAGGCATCTGGATATGAATGTGTAATGCTCCGTATTTCCAAAGGAACAACAGCAGATGCAAAGTTCCAGACGAATTATAATAATGCAAAAGCAGCAGGTCTTAAAGTTGGTGTATACTGCTATTCCGTGGCGCAGAATGCAGCTCAGGCAAAGAGTGAGGGCGATAAAGTATTAAATATCCTGAATGCACAGAAGCTTGATTATCCGGTTGTGTATGTACTGGATGATATGTCACTGTTATACAACAATGTAACAGCAACGCAGAGAATTGATTTTATCAATGCATTTAAGACGGAGATCATTGATGGCGGTAAACAGTATAAGTTTGCACTTGGAATCAACCAGAAACTTTTACAGCAGTATCCTGGCAAGTATGTGGATACCAGCAAACTTACAGGAACAGATCTGTGGATCATCAATTACCGTGCAGAAAGCCTTGGAAGCGGCTATCAGGGCAAAGGAAATGTTGCAATGTGGAGATATACAAATCAGGGTACGGTAAATGGTGTAAACGGCAAGGTAAATATCAGTATCCGGTATAAGACCTATTAA
- a CDS encoding phage tail tip lysozyme, which produces MKSYAKKIMTRLAAGAMALLLAVGTAATDMSVYAAETKTQESMAEKRKITGFADLADNPKEIRMTGKISLERLLAKMPQSIDVYLDGGKDATSIPVTWHCVGDYDNTNYFVYEFDPGWDTEQYSLGAGLKRKIPYINVIISGTGLYKGAGISQSEKKSNEKKVYNFAKKKLKLNTAAACGVLSNIESESSFNPTASVIDTNGKISYGICQWNASRFDNLKNYCSSNGYDYTSIEGQLKFLKYELEHSESSAFSKIKNVENTADGAYTAGYNWARYFERCASVYFEGRAKRARDVYWAKYSSDSPDDPDDPDNPDNPVNKKYTIKYVLYDGENNSANPSSYKVTTETITLKKPTKKGYTFEGWYKESSFKNQITTIPKGSKGNLTLYAKWKANKYTIRFHGNKATSGSVKEMKNLEYDMDYTLNSNKFKRKGYKFVRWSTKADGSGRKYGNREEIENLSSKNGAVVDLYAQWSRNTYKIIYKANGGELADGTVKKYNVDTKTFKLKTPVRYGYTFKGWYKDKKCTRRVTQVKKGTIGNLTFYAKWQINKYKIKYNGNGATGGSMKNVTVCKYGSTYTLAKNKYKRTGYVFEGWNTKKNGKGDFYEDGEDIRNITAKNGKTITLYAQWSKKAYSIKYVSGGGTVPSGNPTSYYYDTPTFKLAAATKEGYTFQGWYTDSAYKNRITKITKGTRKNYKLYAKWKINTYDIVFDGNGATAGTMRSISSCKYNTTYKLPANTFQKNGYQFIGWSTRPDGSETFYGDEASVSNLSLTDGAKVKLYAQWEAL; this is translated from the coding sequence ATGAAAAGTTATGCAAAGAAAATCATGACAAGACTGGCAGCAGGGGCGATGGCGCTCCTGCTTGCTGTCGGTACGGCTGCAACAGATATGTCTGTGTATGCAGCAGAAACAAAGACACAGGAAAGCATGGCAGAGAAAAGAAAAATCACAGGTTTTGCAGACCTGGCGGACAATCCGAAAGAAATCCGTATGACGGGCAAGATCAGCCTGGAACGTCTGCTGGCTAAAATGCCACAGAGCATTGATGTGTATCTGGATGGCGGAAAGGATGCCACAAGCATTCCGGTAACCTGGCACTGTGTCGGAGATTATGATAATACAAATTATTTTGTCTATGAATTTGATCCGGGATGGGATACAGAGCAATATTCCCTTGGAGCAGGACTGAAAAGGAAAATACCGTATATCAATGTGATCATTTCTGGTACAGGCTTATACAAAGGTGCTGGTATTTCGCAGAGTGAGAAAAAATCCAACGAGAAAAAAGTATATAATTTTGCAAAAAAGAAGCTGAAATTAAATACGGCAGCAGCCTGTGGCGTGCTTTCGAATATTGAGAGTGAATCATCTTTTAATCCGACCGCAAGTGTCATCGATACCAATGGCAAGATCAGTTATGGTATCTGCCAGTGGAATGCATCAAGATTTGATAATCTTAAGAATTACTGCAGCAGTAATGGCTATGATTATACTTCTATCGAGGGTCAGCTTAAGTTCTTAAAATATGAGCTGGAGCATTCGGAAAGCAGTGCATTTTCCAAAATTAAAAATGTGGAAAACACTGCAGACGGAGCCTATACGGCAGGATATAACTGGGCACGTTATTTTGAGCGCTGTGCCAGTGTATATTTTGAAGGACGTGCAAAACGTGCGAGAGATGTCTATTGGGCGAAATATAGCAGCGACAGTCCGGATGACCCGGATGATCCCGATAACCCGGACAATCCGGTAAATAAAAAATATACAATTAAATATGTACTGTATGATGGAGAAAACAACAGTGCAAATCCATCGTCGTATAAGGTTACAACTGAGACGATTACATTGAAGAAACCGACCAAAAAAGGTTATACTTTTGAGGGATGGTATAAGGAGAGCAGCTTTAAGAACCAGATCACAACGATCCCGAAAGGTTCAAAAGGCAATCTTACATTGTATGCAAAATGGAAAGCAAATAAATATACGATCCGTTTTCATGGAAACAAGGCAACCAGTGGCAGTGTAAAAGAAATGAAAAATCTTGAGTATGATATGGACTATACGCTTAACAGCAATAAATTCAAGCGTAAGGGATATAAATTTGTCCGCTGGAGCACAAAAGCAGATGGAAGTGGCAGAAAATACGGTAACAGGGAAGAAATAGAGAATCTTTCCTCAAAGAATGGTGCAGTCGTTGATCTGTATGCACAGTGGTCAAGAAATACTTACAAGATCATTTACAAGGCAAACGGTGGAGAACTTGCTGACGGAACAGTAAAGAAATACAATGTAGATACTAAGACATTCAAATTAAAAACACCGGTCAGATACGGTTATACATTCAAAGGCTGGTATAAAGACAAAAAATGCACCAGACGTGTGACACAGGTGAAAAAAGGTACCATTGGAAATCTTACATTCTATGCAAAATGGCAGATTAACAAATATAAGATCAAATACAATGGCAATGGTGCAACCGGTGGATCCATGAAAAATGTGACTGTCTGTAAATATGGCAGTACATACACACTGGCAAAAAATAAATATAAGCGTACAGGCTATGTGTTTGAAGGCTGGAATACAAAGAAAAACGGTAAAGGTGATTTTTATGAGGACGGAGAGGATATCCGCAATATCACAGCTAAAAACGGCAAAACGATCACTTTGTATGCACAGTGGAGTAAGAAAGCATACTCCATAAAATATGTATCAGGTGGTGGTACTGTTCCTTCCGGCAATCCGACCAGCTATTATTATGATACACCTACTTTTAAACTGGCAGCAGCCACAAAAGAGGGGTATACGTTTCAAGGATGGTATACGGATTCTGCTTATAAAAACAGGATCACAAAGATTACGAAAGGAACCCGCAAAAATTACAAGCTGTATGCAAAATGGAAGATCAATACTTATGACATTGTATTTGATGGAAATGGTGCAACCGCCGGAACGATGAGATCGATCAGTTCCTGCAAATACAATACGACTTATAAACTGCCTGCAAATACATTCCAGAAAAATGGATATCAGTTTATCGGATGGAGTACCAGACCGGATGGCAGTGAGACTTTTTATGGAGATGAGGCATCTGTATCGAATCTTTCACTCACGGACGGCGCAAAGGTAAAACTGTATGCACAGTGGGAAGCATTGTAG